From Coffea arabica cultivar ET-39 chromosome 2e, Coffea Arabica ET-39 HiFi, whole genome shotgun sequence, the proteins below share one genomic window:
- the LOC140004186 gene encoding inositol-tetrakisphosphate 1-kinase 4-like isoform X6 produces MEFVLMMVCSKSILHTSSLLVTVIASMLVPTALSGNSSKGILFIAVDVKQPLSDQGPFDVVLHKLAGKEWSQMIEDYGQKNPNVTVLDPPDAIEHVNNRQSMLEDVADLNLPDYYGNSVIGFWAVKLLIGRVTVPRQLVFTTDPSSIPHEVTKEGLKLPLVAKPLVVDGSAKSHELFLAYDKVSLAKLEPPLVLQEFVNHGGVLFKVYIIGEFIKVVRRFSLPDVCKRELSKIAGVFPFPRVSCASASADGADLDPKVAELPPSPLLEMLARELRLRLGLQLFNIDIIREYGTRDLYYIIDINYFPGYGKMPDYEHIFTEFLLSLEQSKYEKVLVA; encoded by the exons ATGGAATTTGTTTTAATGATGGTTTGTTCTAAGTCAATACTTCATACGTCCTCATTGCTTGTGACGGTCATTGCGTCAATGCTTGTCCCCACTGCCTTATCTGGGAATTC AAGTAAAGGAATTTTGTTTATTGCTGTTGATGTCAAGCAGCCATTATCGGATCAAGGTCCATTTGATGTTGTTCTGCACAAG TTGGCAGGAAAGGAATGGAGCCAGATGATTGAG gATTATGGGCAAAAGAATCCAAATGTTACTGTCTTAGATCCTCCTGATGCtatagaacatgtaaacaatcGTCAGTCCATGCTGGAGGATGTTGCTGATCTAAACTTACCTGATTATTATG gtAACAGTGTAATTGGGTTTTGGGCCGTTAAATTGCTTATAGGCAGAGTCACTGTTCCAAGGCAGTTGGTTTTCACAACAGATCCATCATCTATTCCGCATGAGGTTACGAAAGAAGGTCTTAAACTTCCCTTAG TTGCAAAACCTTTGGTAGTGGATGGAAGTGCAAAGTCCCAtgaactttttcttgcatatgacAAAGTTTCTCTTGCTAAACTCGAGCCGCCTTTGGTATTACAGGAGTTTGTTAATCATG GCGGTGTTCTCTTTAAAGTGTATATTATTGGAGAATTCATAAAAGTTGTCAGGCGCTTCTCTCTACCTGATGTGTGTAAACGTGAACTGTCAAAAATTGCTGGTGTATTCCCTTTTCCAAGAGTTTCATGTGCTTCAGCTTCTGCAGATGGCGCTGATCTGGACCCGAAGGTTGCCG AACTCCCTCCGAGTCCTTTGCTCGAGATGCTTGCAAGAGAGCTTCGCCTTCGATTG GGTCTCCAGCTGTTCAATATAGACATAATACGGGAGTATGGGACAAGAGATCTGTATTACATAATCGATATCAACTACTTCCCCG GATATGGTAAGATGCCTGATTATGAGCATATATTTACCGAATTTCTTCTCAGCCTTGAGCAAAGCAAATACGAGAAGGTACTTGTAGCATAG
- the LOC140004186 gene encoding inositol-tetrakisphosphate 1-kinase 4-like isoform X8, translated as MEFVLMMVCSKSILHTSSLLVTVIASMLVPTALSGNSSKGILFIAVDVKQPLSDQGPFDVVLHKLAGKEWSQMIEDYGQKNPNVTVLDPPDAIEHVNNRQSMLEDVADLNLPDYYGRVTVPRQLVFTTDPSSIPHEVTKEGLKLPLVAKPLVVDGSAKSHELFLAYDKVSLAKLEPPLVLQEFVNHGGVLFKVYIIGEFIKVVRRFSLPDVCKRELSKIAGVFPFPRVSCASASADGADLDPKVAELPPSPLLEMLARELRLRLGLQLFNIDIIREYGTRDLYYIIDINYFPGYGKMPDYEHIFTEFLLSLEQSKYEKVLVA; from the exons ATGGAATTTGTTTTAATGATGGTTTGTTCTAAGTCAATACTTCATACGTCCTCATTGCTTGTGACGGTCATTGCGTCAATGCTTGTCCCCACTGCCTTATCTGGGAATTC AAGTAAAGGAATTTTGTTTATTGCTGTTGATGTCAAGCAGCCATTATCGGATCAAGGTCCATTTGATGTTGTTCTGCACAAG TTGGCAGGAAAGGAATGGAGCCAGATGATTGAG gATTATGGGCAAAAGAATCCAAATGTTACTGTCTTAGATCCTCCTGATGCtatagaacatgtaaacaatcGTCAGTCCATGCTGGAGGATGTTGCTGATCTAAACTTACCTGATTATTATG GCAGAGTCACTGTTCCAAGGCAGTTGGTTTTCACAACAGATCCATCATCTATTCCGCATGAGGTTACGAAAGAAGGTCTTAAACTTCCCTTAG TTGCAAAACCTTTGGTAGTGGATGGAAGTGCAAAGTCCCAtgaactttttcttgcatatgacAAAGTTTCTCTTGCTAAACTCGAGCCGCCTTTGGTATTACAGGAGTTTGTTAATCATG GCGGTGTTCTCTTTAAAGTGTATATTATTGGAGAATTCATAAAAGTTGTCAGGCGCTTCTCTCTACCTGATGTGTGTAAACGTGAACTGTCAAAAATTGCTGGTGTATTCCCTTTTCCAAGAGTTTCATGTGCTTCAGCTTCTGCAGATGGCGCTGATCTGGACCCGAAGGTTGCCG AACTCCCTCCGAGTCCTTTGCTCGAGATGCTTGCAAGAGAGCTTCGCCTTCGATTG GGTCTCCAGCTGTTCAATATAGACATAATACGGGAGTATGGGACAAGAGATCTGTATTACATAATCGATATCAACTACTTCCCCG GATATGGTAAGATGCCTGATTATGAGCATATATTTACCGAATTTCTTCTCAGCCTTGAGCAAAGCAAATACGAGAAGGTACTTGTAGCATAG
- the LOC140004186 gene encoding inositol-tetrakisphosphate 1-kinase 3-like isoform X7 has protein sequence MRLNGEISIANVDDDDDGDGERKENELGLIRSPTPTAPPTRLVVGYALTSKKRQSFLQPKLLALARSKGILFIAVDVKQPLSDQGPFDVVLHKLAGKEWSQMIEDYGQKNPNVTVLDPPDAIEHVNNRQSMLEDVADLNLPDYYGNSVIGFWAVKLLIGRVTVPRQLVFTTDPSSIPHEVTKEGLKLPLGGVLFKVYIIGEFIKVVRRFSLPDVCKRELSKIAGVFPFPRVSCASASADGADLDPKVAELPPSPLLEMLARELRLRLGLQLFNIDIIREYGTRDLYYIIDINYFPGYGKMPDYEHIFTEFLLSLEQSKYEKVLVA, from the exons ATGAGGTTGAACGGAGAGATTTCAATTGCAAACGTTGACGATGACGACGACGGCGACGGAGAAAGGAAAGAGAACGAACTAGGTTTAATTAGGTCTCCGACGCCGACAGCGCCGCCTACGAGACTCGTCGTCGGCTACGCTCTCACGTCTAAGAAGAGGCAGAGCTTCTTACAGCCCAAGCTTCTTGCATTAGCTCG AAGTAAAGGAATTTTGTTTATTGCTGTTGATGTCAAGCAGCCATTATCGGATCAAGGTCCATTTGATGTTGTTCTGCACAAG TTGGCAGGAAAGGAATGGAGCCAGATGATTGAG gATTATGGGCAAAAGAATCCAAATGTTACTGTCTTAGATCCTCCTGATGCtatagaacatgtaaacaatcGTCAGTCCATGCTGGAGGATGTTGCTGATCTAAACTTACCTGATTATTATG gtAACAGTGTAATTGGGTTTTGGGCCGTTAAATTGCTTATAGGCAGAGTCACTGTTCCAAGGCAGTTGGTTTTCACAACAGATCCATCATCTATTCCGCATGAGGTTACGAAAGAAGGTCTTAAACTTCCCTTAG GCGGTGTTCTCTTTAAAGTGTATATTATTGGAGAATTCATAAAAGTTGTCAGGCGCTTCTCTCTACCTGATGTGTGTAAACGTGAACTGTCAAAAATTGCTGGTGTATTCCCTTTTCCAAGAGTTTCATGTGCTTCAGCTTCTGCAGATGGCGCTGATCTGGACCCGAAGGTTGCCG AACTCCCTCCGAGTCCTTTGCTCGAGATGCTTGCAAGAGAGCTTCGCCTTCGATTG GGTCTCCAGCTGTTCAATATAGACATAATACGGGAGTATGGGACAAGAGATCTGTATTACATAATCGATATCAACTACTTCCCCG GATATGGTAAGATGCCTGATTATGAGCATATATTTACCGAATTTCTTCTCAGCCTTGAGCAAAGCAAATACGAGAAGGTACTTGTAGCATAG
- the LOC140004186 gene encoding inositol-tetrakisphosphate 1-kinase 3-like isoform X9 — protein sequence MRLNGEISIANVDDDDDGDGERKENELGLIRSPTPTAPPTRLVVGYALTSKKRQSFLQPKLLALARSKGILFIAVDVKQPLSDQGPFDVVLHKLAGKEWSQMIEDYGQKNPNVTVLDPPDAIEHVNNRQSMLEDVADLNLPDYYGRVTVPRQLVFTTDPSSIPHEVTKEGLKLPLGGVLFKVYIIGEFIKVVRRFSLPDVCKRELSKIAGVFPFPRVSCASASADGADLDPKVAELPPSPLLEMLARELRLRLGLQLFNIDIIREYGTRDLYYIIDINYFPGYGKMPDYEHIFTEFLLSLEQSKYEKVLVA from the exons ATGAGGTTGAACGGAGAGATTTCAATTGCAAACGTTGACGATGACGACGACGGCGACGGAGAAAGGAAAGAGAACGAACTAGGTTTAATTAGGTCTCCGACGCCGACAGCGCCGCCTACGAGACTCGTCGTCGGCTACGCTCTCACGTCTAAGAAGAGGCAGAGCTTCTTACAGCCCAAGCTTCTTGCATTAGCTCG AAGTAAAGGAATTTTGTTTATTGCTGTTGATGTCAAGCAGCCATTATCGGATCAAGGTCCATTTGATGTTGTTCTGCACAAG TTGGCAGGAAAGGAATGGAGCCAGATGATTGAG gATTATGGGCAAAAGAATCCAAATGTTACTGTCTTAGATCCTCCTGATGCtatagaacatgtaaacaatcGTCAGTCCATGCTGGAGGATGTTGCTGATCTAAACTTACCTGATTATTATG GCAGAGTCACTGTTCCAAGGCAGTTGGTTTTCACAACAGATCCATCATCTATTCCGCATGAGGTTACGAAAGAAGGTCTTAAACTTCCCTTAG GCGGTGTTCTCTTTAAAGTGTATATTATTGGAGAATTCATAAAAGTTGTCAGGCGCTTCTCTCTACCTGATGTGTGTAAACGTGAACTGTCAAAAATTGCTGGTGTATTCCCTTTTCCAAGAGTTTCATGTGCTTCAGCTTCTGCAGATGGCGCTGATCTGGACCCGAAGGTTGCCG AACTCCCTCCGAGTCCTTTGCTCGAGATGCTTGCAAGAGAGCTTCGCCTTCGATTG GGTCTCCAGCTGTTCAATATAGACATAATACGGGAGTATGGGACAAGAGATCTGTATTACATAATCGATATCAACTACTTCCCCG GATATGGTAAGATGCCTGATTATGAGCATATATTTACCGAATTTCTTCTCAGCCTTGAGCAAAGCAAATACGAGAAGGTACTTGTAGCATAG
- the LOC140004186 gene encoding inositol-tetrakisphosphate 1-kinase 4-like isoform X4, producing MRLNGEISIANVDDDDDGDGERKENELGLIRSPTPTAPPTRLVVGYALTSKKRQSFLQPKLLALARSKGILFIAVDVKQPLSDQGPFDVVLHKLAGKEWSQMIEDYGQKNPNVTVLDPPDAIEHVNNRQSMLEDVADLNLPDYYGRVTVPRQLVFTTDPSSIPHEVTKEGLKLPLVAKPLVVDGSAKSHELFLAYDKVSLAKLEPPLVLQEFVNHGGVLFKVYIIGEFIKVVRRFSLPDVCKRELSKIAGVFPFPRVSCASASADGADLDPKVAELPPSPLLEMLARELRLRLGLQLFNIDIIREYGTRDLYYIIDINYFPGYGKMPDYEHIFTEFLLSLEQSKYEKVLVA from the exons ATGAGGTTGAACGGAGAGATTTCAATTGCAAACGTTGACGATGACGACGACGGCGACGGAGAAAGGAAAGAGAACGAACTAGGTTTAATTAGGTCTCCGACGCCGACAGCGCCGCCTACGAGACTCGTCGTCGGCTACGCTCTCACGTCTAAGAAGAGGCAGAGCTTCTTACAGCCCAAGCTTCTTGCATTAGCTCG AAGTAAAGGAATTTTGTTTATTGCTGTTGATGTCAAGCAGCCATTATCGGATCAAGGTCCATTTGATGTTGTTCTGCACAAG TTGGCAGGAAAGGAATGGAGCCAGATGATTGAG gATTATGGGCAAAAGAATCCAAATGTTACTGTCTTAGATCCTCCTGATGCtatagaacatgtaaacaatcGTCAGTCCATGCTGGAGGATGTTGCTGATCTAAACTTACCTGATTATTATG GCAGAGTCACTGTTCCAAGGCAGTTGGTTTTCACAACAGATCCATCATCTATTCCGCATGAGGTTACGAAAGAAGGTCTTAAACTTCCCTTAG TTGCAAAACCTTTGGTAGTGGATGGAAGTGCAAAGTCCCAtgaactttttcttgcatatgacAAAGTTTCTCTTGCTAAACTCGAGCCGCCTTTGGTATTACAGGAGTTTGTTAATCATG GCGGTGTTCTCTTTAAAGTGTATATTATTGGAGAATTCATAAAAGTTGTCAGGCGCTTCTCTCTACCTGATGTGTGTAAACGTGAACTGTCAAAAATTGCTGGTGTATTCCCTTTTCCAAGAGTTTCATGTGCTTCAGCTTCTGCAGATGGCGCTGATCTGGACCCGAAGGTTGCCG AACTCCCTCCGAGTCCTTTGCTCGAGATGCTTGCAAGAGAGCTTCGCCTTCGATTG GGTCTCCAGCTGTTCAATATAGACATAATACGGGAGTATGGGACAAGAGATCTGTATTACATAATCGATATCAACTACTTCCCCG GATATGGTAAGATGCCTGATTATGAGCATATATTTACCGAATTTCTTCTCAGCCTTGAGCAAAGCAAATACGAGAAGGTACTTGTAGCATAG
- the LOC140004186 gene encoding inositol-tetrakisphosphate 1-kinase 4-like isoform X3, translating into MRLNGEISIANVDDDDDGDGERKENELGLIRSPTPTAPPTRLVVGYALTSKKRQSFLQPKLLALARSKGILFIAVDVKQPLSDQGPFDVVLHKDYGQKNPNVTVLDPPDAIEHVNNRQSMLEDVADLNLPDYYGNSVIGFWAVKLLIGRVTVPRQLVFTTDPSSIPHEVTKEGLKLPLVAKPLVVDGSAKSHELFLAYDKVSLAKLEPPLVLQEFVNHGGVLFKVYIIGEFIKVVRRFSLPDVCKRELSKIAGVFPFPRVSCASASADGADLDPKVAELPPSPLLEMLARELRLRLGLQLFNIDIIREYGTRDLYYIIDINYFPGYGKMPDYEHIFTEFLLSLEQSKYEKVLVA; encoded by the exons ATGAGGTTGAACGGAGAGATTTCAATTGCAAACGTTGACGATGACGACGACGGCGACGGAGAAAGGAAAGAGAACGAACTAGGTTTAATTAGGTCTCCGACGCCGACAGCGCCGCCTACGAGACTCGTCGTCGGCTACGCTCTCACGTCTAAGAAGAGGCAGAGCTTCTTACAGCCCAAGCTTCTTGCATTAGCTCG AAGTAAAGGAATTTTGTTTATTGCTGTTGATGTCAAGCAGCCATTATCGGATCAAGGTCCATTTGATGTTGTTCTGCACAAG gATTATGGGCAAAAGAATCCAAATGTTACTGTCTTAGATCCTCCTGATGCtatagaacatgtaaacaatcGTCAGTCCATGCTGGAGGATGTTGCTGATCTAAACTTACCTGATTATTATG gtAACAGTGTAATTGGGTTTTGGGCCGTTAAATTGCTTATAGGCAGAGTCACTGTTCCAAGGCAGTTGGTTTTCACAACAGATCCATCATCTATTCCGCATGAGGTTACGAAAGAAGGTCTTAAACTTCCCTTAG TTGCAAAACCTTTGGTAGTGGATGGAAGTGCAAAGTCCCAtgaactttttcttgcatatgacAAAGTTTCTCTTGCTAAACTCGAGCCGCCTTTGGTATTACAGGAGTTTGTTAATCATG GCGGTGTTCTCTTTAAAGTGTATATTATTGGAGAATTCATAAAAGTTGTCAGGCGCTTCTCTCTACCTGATGTGTGTAAACGTGAACTGTCAAAAATTGCTGGTGTATTCCCTTTTCCAAGAGTTTCATGTGCTTCAGCTTCTGCAGATGGCGCTGATCTGGACCCGAAGGTTGCCG AACTCCCTCCGAGTCCTTTGCTCGAGATGCTTGCAAGAGAGCTTCGCCTTCGATTG GGTCTCCAGCTGTTCAATATAGACATAATACGGGAGTATGGGACAAGAGATCTGTATTACATAATCGATATCAACTACTTCCCCG GATATGGTAAGATGCCTGATTATGAGCATATATTTACCGAATTTCTTCTCAGCCTTGAGCAAAGCAAATACGAGAAGGTACTTGTAGCATAG
- the LOC140004186 gene encoding inositol-tetrakisphosphate 1-kinase 4-like isoform X5: MRLNGEISIANVDDDDDGDGERKENELGLIRSPTPTAPPTRLVVGYALTSKKRQSFLQPKLLALARSKGILFIAVDVKQPLSDQGPFDVVLHKDYGQKNPNVTVLDPPDAIEHVNNRQSMLEDVADLNLPDYYGRVTVPRQLVFTTDPSSIPHEVTKEGLKLPLVAKPLVVDGSAKSHELFLAYDKVSLAKLEPPLVLQEFVNHGGVLFKVYIIGEFIKVVRRFSLPDVCKRELSKIAGVFPFPRVSCASASADGADLDPKVAELPPSPLLEMLARELRLRLGLQLFNIDIIREYGTRDLYYIIDINYFPGYGKMPDYEHIFTEFLLSLEQSKYEKVLVA, translated from the exons ATGAGGTTGAACGGAGAGATTTCAATTGCAAACGTTGACGATGACGACGACGGCGACGGAGAAAGGAAAGAGAACGAACTAGGTTTAATTAGGTCTCCGACGCCGACAGCGCCGCCTACGAGACTCGTCGTCGGCTACGCTCTCACGTCTAAGAAGAGGCAGAGCTTCTTACAGCCCAAGCTTCTTGCATTAGCTCG AAGTAAAGGAATTTTGTTTATTGCTGTTGATGTCAAGCAGCCATTATCGGATCAAGGTCCATTTGATGTTGTTCTGCACAAG gATTATGGGCAAAAGAATCCAAATGTTACTGTCTTAGATCCTCCTGATGCtatagaacatgtaaacaatcGTCAGTCCATGCTGGAGGATGTTGCTGATCTAAACTTACCTGATTATTATG GCAGAGTCACTGTTCCAAGGCAGTTGGTTTTCACAACAGATCCATCATCTATTCCGCATGAGGTTACGAAAGAAGGTCTTAAACTTCCCTTAG TTGCAAAACCTTTGGTAGTGGATGGAAGTGCAAAGTCCCAtgaactttttcttgcatatgacAAAGTTTCTCTTGCTAAACTCGAGCCGCCTTTGGTATTACAGGAGTTTGTTAATCATG GCGGTGTTCTCTTTAAAGTGTATATTATTGGAGAATTCATAAAAGTTGTCAGGCGCTTCTCTCTACCTGATGTGTGTAAACGTGAACTGTCAAAAATTGCTGGTGTATTCCCTTTTCCAAGAGTTTCATGTGCTTCAGCTTCTGCAGATGGCGCTGATCTGGACCCGAAGGTTGCCG AACTCCCTCCGAGTCCTTTGCTCGAGATGCTTGCAAGAGAGCTTCGCCTTCGATTG GGTCTCCAGCTGTTCAATATAGACATAATACGGGAGTATGGGACAAGAGATCTGTATTACATAATCGATATCAACTACTTCCCCG GATATGGTAAGATGCCTGATTATGAGCATATATTTACCGAATTTCTTCTCAGCCTTGAGCAAAGCAAATACGAGAAGGTACTTGTAGCATAG
- the LOC140004186 gene encoding inositol-tetrakisphosphate 1-kinase 4-like isoform X1 has product MRLNGEISIANVDDDDDGDGERKENELGLIRSPTPTAPPTRLVVGYALTSKKRQSFLQPKLLALARSKGILFIAVDVKQPLSDQGPFDVVLHKLAGKEWSQMIEDYGQKNPNVTVLDPPDAIEHVNNRQSMLEDVADLNLPDYYGNSVIGFWAVKLLIGRVTVPRQLVFTTDPSSIPHEVTKEGLKLPLVAKPLVVDGSAKSHELFLAYDKVSLAKLEPPLVLQEFVNHGGVLFKVYIIGEFIKVVRRFSLPDVCKRELSKIAGVFPFPRVSCASASADGADLDPKVAELPPSPLLEMLARELRLRLGLQLFNIDIIREYGTRDLYYIIDINYFPGYGKMPDYEHIFTEFLLSLEQSKYEKVLVA; this is encoded by the exons ATGAGGTTGAACGGAGAGATTTCAATTGCAAACGTTGACGATGACGACGACGGCGACGGAGAAAGGAAAGAGAACGAACTAGGTTTAATTAGGTCTCCGACGCCGACAGCGCCGCCTACGAGACTCGTCGTCGGCTACGCTCTCACGTCTAAGAAGAGGCAGAGCTTCTTACAGCCCAAGCTTCTTGCATTAGCTCG AAGTAAAGGAATTTTGTTTATTGCTGTTGATGTCAAGCAGCCATTATCGGATCAAGGTCCATTTGATGTTGTTCTGCACAAG TTGGCAGGAAAGGAATGGAGCCAGATGATTGAG gATTATGGGCAAAAGAATCCAAATGTTACTGTCTTAGATCCTCCTGATGCtatagaacatgtaaacaatcGTCAGTCCATGCTGGAGGATGTTGCTGATCTAAACTTACCTGATTATTATG gtAACAGTGTAATTGGGTTTTGGGCCGTTAAATTGCTTATAGGCAGAGTCACTGTTCCAAGGCAGTTGGTTTTCACAACAGATCCATCATCTATTCCGCATGAGGTTACGAAAGAAGGTCTTAAACTTCCCTTAG TTGCAAAACCTTTGGTAGTGGATGGAAGTGCAAAGTCCCAtgaactttttcttgcatatgacAAAGTTTCTCTTGCTAAACTCGAGCCGCCTTTGGTATTACAGGAGTTTGTTAATCATG GCGGTGTTCTCTTTAAAGTGTATATTATTGGAGAATTCATAAAAGTTGTCAGGCGCTTCTCTCTACCTGATGTGTGTAAACGTGAACTGTCAAAAATTGCTGGTGTATTCCCTTTTCCAAGAGTTTCATGTGCTTCAGCTTCTGCAGATGGCGCTGATCTGGACCCGAAGGTTGCCG AACTCCCTCCGAGTCCTTTGCTCGAGATGCTTGCAAGAGAGCTTCGCCTTCGATTG GGTCTCCAGCTGTTCAATATAGACATAATACGGGAGTATGGGACAAGAGATCTGTATTACATAATCGATATCAACTACTTCCCCG GATATGGTAAGATGCCTGATTATGAGCATATATTTACCGAATTTCTTCTCAGCCTTGAGCAAAGCAAATACGAGAAGGTACTTGTAGCATAG
- the LOC140004186 gene encoding inositol-tetrakisphosphate 1-kinase 4-like isoform X2 yields MRLNGEISIANVDDDDDGDGERKENELGLIRSPTPTAPPTRLVVGYALTSKKRQSFLQPKLLALARSKGILFIAVDVKQPLSDQGPFDVVLHKLAGKEWSQMIEDYGQKNPNVTVLDPPDAIEHVNNRQSMLEDVADLNLPDYYGNSVIGFWAVKLLIGRVTVPRQLVFTTDPSSIPHEVTKEGLKLPLVAKPLVVDGSAKSHELFLAYDKVSLAKLEPPLVLQEFVNHGGVLFKVYIIGEFIKVVRRFSLPDVCKRELSKIAGVFPFPRVSCASASADGADLDPKVAELPPSPLLEMLARELRLRLLFNIDIIREYGTRDLYYIIDINYFPGYGKMPDYEHIFTEFLLSLEQSKYEKVLVA; encoded by the exons ATGAGGTTGAACGGAGAGATTTCAATTGCAAACGTTGACGATGACGACGACGGCGACGGAGAAAGGAAAGAGAACGAACTAGGTTTAATTAGGTCTCCGACGCCGACAGCGCCGCCTACGAGACTCGTCGTCGGCTACGCTCTCACGTCTAAGAAGAGGCAGAGCTTCTTACAGCCCAAGCTTCTTGCATTAGCTCG AAGTAAAGGAATTTTGTTTATTGCTGTTGATGTCAAGCAGCCATTATCGGATCAAGGTCCATTTGATGTTGTTCTGCACAAG TTGGCAGGAAAGGAATGGAGCCAGATGATTGAG gATTATGGGCAAAAGAATCCAAATGTTACTGTCTTAGATCCTCCTGATGCtatagaacatgtaaacaatcGTCAGTCCATGCTGGAGGATGTTGCTGATCTAAACTTACCTGATTATTATG gtAACAGTGTAATTGGGTTTTGGGCCGTTAAATTGCTTATAGGCAGAGTCACTGTTCCAAGGCAGTTGGTTTTCACAACAGATCCATCATCTATTCCGCATGAGGTTACGAAAGAAGGTCTTAAACTTCCCTTAG TTGCAAAACCTTTGGTAGTGGATGGAAGTGCAAAGTCCCAtgaactttttcttgcatatgacAAAGTTTCTCTTGCTAAACTCGAGCCGCCTTTGGTATTACAGGAGTTTGTTAATCATG GCGGTGTTCTCTTTAAAGTGTATATTATTGGAGAATTCATAAAAGTTGTCAGGCGCTTCTCTCTACCTGATGTGTGTAAACGTGAACTGTCAAAAATTGCTGGTGTATTCCCTTTTCCAAGAGTTTCATGTGCTTCAGCTTCTGCAGATGGCGCTGATCTGGACCCGAAGGTTGCCG AACTCCCTCCGAGTCCTTTGCTCGAGATGCTTGCAAGAGAGCTTCGCCTTCGATTG CTGTTCAATATAGACATAATACGGGAGTATGGGACAAGAGATCTGTATTACATAATCGATATCAACTACTTCCCCG GATATGGTAAGATGCCTGATTATGAGCATATATTTACCGAATTTCTTCTCAGCCTTGAGCAAAGCAAATACGAGAAGGTACTTGTAGCATAG